One stretch of Enterobacter sp. RHBSTW-00994 DNA includes these proteins:
- a CDS encoding aldo/keto reductase: MQQRQLGQNGLTVSALGLGCMGLSFGYGPATEKQQAISLIRAAVDRGVTLFDTAEIYGPFTNEEVVGEALASVRDKVVIATKFGFDCDQPGQVLNSRPAHIRAAVEGSLKRLKTDYIDLYYQHRVDPDVPVEEVAGTIADLIAEGKVKHFGLSEAGVDTIRRAHAVCPVAALQSEYSLWWRQPEEAILPLLAELNIGFVPFSPLGKGFLTGAINAQTTFDSSDFRNVVPRFSEASRQANQQLVEVVKRLAAEQGVTPAQIALAWLLAKAPWIVPIPGTTRLHRLEENLGAADVTLSQKALDNINRALAEIDVVGERYPKHLQARVGK, encoded by the coding sequence ATGCAGCAACGACAATTAGGGCAAAACGGATTAACGGTTTCGGCTCTGGGTTTGGGGTGCATGGGACTGAGTTTTGGCTATGGCCCAGCCACGGAGAAACAGCAGGCTATTTCGCTTATTCGCGCCGCTGTCGATCGCGGTGTCACCTTGTTCGATACCGCTGAAATCTACGGCCCGTTTACCAACGAAGAGGTGGTCGGGGAAGCGCTGGCTTCGGTGCGTGACAAGGTGGTCATTGCCACAAAATTCGGTTTTGACTGCGATCAACCCGGCCAGGTGCTCAACAGCCGCCCGGCACATATTCGTGCAGCGGTGGAAGGGTCATTAAAACGGCTGAAAACGGACTATATCGATCTCTATTATCAACACCGTGTTGATCCTGACGTCCCTGTGGAAGAGGTTGCAGGAACCATTGCCGATCTGATCGCCGAAGGCAAAGTGAAACATTTTGGTCTGTCCGAAGCCGGTGTCGACACCATTCGTCGTGCTCATGCGGTTTGCCCGGTGGCTGCGTTACAGAGTGAGTATTCGTTGTGGTGGCGTCAGCCTGAAGAGGCGATCCTGCCGCTGCTGGCGGAGCTGAATATTGGCTTTGTGCCGTTTAGTCCGTTAGGCAAAGGTTTCCTGACCGGTGCGATTAATGCGCAAACGACCTTCGACAGCAGTGATTTTCGTAATGTCGTGCCGCGTTTTAGCGAAGCGTCACGCCAGGCGAATCAGCAACTGGTGGAGGTGGTAAAACGCCTGGCGGCAGAACAGGGGGTTACGCCAGCACAAATTGCGCTGGCGTGGCTTTTGGCTAAAGCACCGTGGATTGTGCCCATTCCGGGAACAACCAGGCTTCACCGGCTGGAGGAGAACCTGGGCGCGGCTGATGTGACGCTGTCACAAAAGGCGCTGGACAATATTAATCGTGCGCTGGCGGAAATTGATGTGGTGGGCGAGCGTTATCCTAAACATCTGCAGGCGCGCGTGGGGAAATAA
- the ansP gene encoding L-asparagine permease → MKTSNKSAAEHHAAKRRWLNSHEEGYHKAMGNRQVQMIAIGGAIGTGLFLGAGARLQMAGPALALVYLVCGIFSFFILRALGELVLHRPSSGSFVSYAREFLGEKAAYVAGWMYFVNWAMTGIVDITAVALYMHYWGAFGDVPQWVFALGALAIVGTMNMIGVKWFAEMEFWFALVKVLAIVVFLVVGTIFLGSGKPLDGNATGFHLITDNGGFFPHGLMPALVLVQGVVFAFASIELVGTAAGECKDPQTMVPKAINSVIWRIGLFYVGSVVLLVLLLPWNAYQAGQSPFVTFFSKLGVPYVGSVMNIVVLTAALSSLNSGLYSTGRILRSMSMGGSAPKFMSKMSKQQVPYAGILATLVIYVFGVFLNYLVPSQVFEIVLNVAALGIIASWAFIVVCQMRLRQAIKEGKAEDVRFKLPGAPFTSWLTLLFLFSVLVLMAFDYPNGTYTIATIPLLAVLLVAGWFGVRKRVQEIQSTAPVHPDDEKRDASLIEETSR, encoded by the coding sequence ATGAAAACAAGCAATAAAAGCGCAGCAGAACATCATGCTGCGAAACGTCGCTGGTTGAACTCTCATGAAGAGGGCTATCACAAAGCGATGGGTAACCGTCAGGTACAGATGATCGCCATCGGTGGCGCAATTGGTACAGGTCTGTTTTTAGGTGCAGGCGCACGTCTGCAAATGGCAGGCCCTGCTCTCGCCCTGGTTTATCTGGTGTGCGGGATCTTCTCCTTCTTCATTCTTCGGGCGCTTGGCGAACTGGTTTTGCATCGCCCTTCCAGCGGCAGTTTTGTCTCCTATGCCCGTGAGTTTCTCGGCGAAAAAGCAGCCTACGTTGCCGGCTGGATGTACTTCGTCAACTGGGCCATGACCGGAATCGTTGATATCACCGCGGTCGCTCTGTATATGCACTATTGGGGTGCATTTGGCGATGTGCCACAGTGGGTATTCGCCCTGGGCGCACTGGCCATTGTCGGGACCATGAACATGATCGGCGTGAAATGGTTCGCCGAGATGGAGTTCTGGTTTGCCTTGGTTAAAGTGCTGGCGATTGTTGTGTTCCTGGTGGTCGGCACGATATTCCTTGGCAGCGGTAAGCCGCTCGATGGAAATGCCACCGGCTTCCACCTGATAACCGACAACGGCGGATTCTTCCCGCATGGCCTGATGCCTGCCCTGGTGCTGGTTCAGGGTGTGGTCTTTGCCTTTGCCTCTATTGAACTGGTCGGTACAGCGGCGGGCGAATGCAAAGATCCGCAGACCATGGTTCCGAAAGCCATCAACAGTGTGATCTGGCGTATCGGCCTGTTCTATGTTGGCTCCGTTGTGTTGCTGGTTCTGTTGCTGCCATGGAATGCCTATCAGGCAGGTCAAAGTCCGTTCGTGACCTTCTTCTCCAAACTGGGCGTACCGTACGTGGGCAGTGTGATGAACATCGTGGTTCTGACGGCTGCGCTGTCCAGCCTTAACTCCGGTCTCTACTCAACGGGCCGTATTCTGCGCTCCATGTCGATGGGCGGTTCTGCGCCTAAGTTCATGTCGAAGATGAGCAAGCAACAGGTCCCTTACGCTGGCATCCTCGCGACACTCGTCATCTATGTGTTCGGTGTGTTCCTGAACTATCTGGTTCCGTCTCAGGTCTTTGAGATTGTACTGAACGTGGCGGCGTTGGGCATTATCGCCTCCTGGGCCTTCATCGTGGTCTGCCAGATGCGTCTGCGTCAGGCGATCAAAGAAGGTAAAGCAGAGGATGTGCGCTTTAAATTACCTGGCGCACCGTTCACCTCGTGGTTAACGCTGCTGTTCCTGTTCAGCGTGCTGGTCCTGATGGCGTTTGACTACCCGAACGGGACTTACACCATTGCGACCATCCCACTGTTGGCCGTACTGTTGGTAGCTGGCTGGTTTGGCGTGCGTAAGCGCGTTCAGGAAATTCAGAGCACTGCGCCGGTTCACCCGGACGATGAAAAACGCGACGCGTCACTGATTGAAGAGACCTCACGTTAA
- a CDS encoding YncE family protein yields MSLRHLCSPRLRSSLLLGSLLFAGTFQVQAAEDMLRKAVGKGAYEMALSQQENALWVATSQSRKTDKGGIVYRLDPVTLDVTQAIHNDLKPFGATINNATQTLWFGNTTSSTVTAIDAKTGDVKGRLVLDDRQRSETVKPLQPRQLVADDTTNTVYISGIGKESVIWVIDGATLKLKDTIANTGTFSTGLALDAQAKRLYTTNADGELLTIDTATNKILSRKKVQDDGKEHFYLNLSLDTDGQRAFLTDSKQPEVLVVSLKDGKVLEKIAAPESLAVLFNPTRNEVYVTHREAGKVSVIDAKSYKVTKTFDTPVHPNSLALSADGKTLYVTVKQKSSRQQEATLPDDVIRITL; encoded by the coding sequence ATGTCTTTACGTCATCTGTGCTCGCCGCGTCTGCGGAGTTCTCTGCTGTTAGGATCATTACTGTTCGCCGGAACCTTCCAGGTTCAGGCCGCAGAAGACATGCTGCGTAAAGCGGTAGGCAAAGGCGCTTATGAAATGGCCCTCAGCCAACAGGAGAATGCGCTGTGGGTTGCGACGTCGCAAAGCCGTAAAACCGATAAAGGCGGTATTGTTTATCGCCTGGATCCGGTCACGCTGGATGTCACACAAGCGATTCATAACGATCTGAAGCCGTTTGGCGCAACCATTAACAATGCCACGCAGACACTGTGGTTCGGGAATACCACCAGCAGCACCGTGACGGCTATTGATGCGAAGACGGGTGACGTGAAAGGACGTCTGGTGTTGGACGATCGTCAACGTAGCGAAACGGTCAAACCGCTACAGCCGCGTCAACTGGTGGCGGATGACACCACCAATACCGTCTATATCTCCGGGATCGGCAAAGAGAGCGTGATTTGGGTTATTGATGGCGCAACGCTGAAGCTGAAAGACACCATTGCCAATACCGGGACGTTCAGCACCGGGCTGGCCCTGGATGCACAGGCTAAACGTCTGTATACCACCAATGCGGATGGTGAACTGCTGACCATTGATACAGCAACGAACAAGATACTGAGCCGCAAAAAAGTTCAGGACGACGGAAAAGAGCATTTCTATCTGAACCTGAGCCTCGACACGGACGGACAGCGGGCATTCCTGACCGATTCAAAACAGCCGGAAGTGCTGGTTGTGAGCCTGAAAGATGGCAAGGTACTTGAGAAGATCGCCGCGCCAGAATCGCTGGCGGTGCTGTTTAACCCAACCCGCAATGAAGTCTATGTGACGCACCGTGAAGCCGGTAAGGTGAGCGTCATTGACGCGAAAAGCTATAAAGTGACCAAAACCTTTGATACGCCGGTGCACCCGAACAGCCTTGCGCTTTCGGCCGATGGCAAGACGCTGTATGTGACGGTGAAACAGAAATCCAGCCGTCAGCAGGAAGCGACTCTGCCGGATGATGTGATTCGTATTACGCTGTAA